GCCGCGTGCCGAGGGCGACCTGCGCCACGAAGGGAAGCAGGTTGTTGGGGATGCCGTTGGGGTCCTCGCCGATGCGGCCGCTGGCATGCGCGCCGACCGGATTGAAATAGCGGAGCCGGGCGATGCGCCAGTCGGGCTCGGCAGTCTGAAGATCGCTCAGAATCTGCTCGGTCATCAGCTTCGTCCAGCCGTAGGGATTGGTGATGCCGCCCGTCGGGGCGTCTTCGCGGATAGGCACCGATGCGGGGGCGCCATAGACGGTCGCCGACGAGCTAAACACTAGGGTCTTCACGCCGTGCCGTCGCATGGCTGAGAGGAGGGAGATCGAGCCGGTGAGGTTGTTCGAGTAGTAGTCGAGGGGTTTCTGCACCGACTCGCCAACCGCCTTGAGCGCGGCGAAGTGGATCACGGCGTCCACCGGGCGGGCGGCGAACACCCGGTCCAGGGCGGCGGCGTCGAGCAGGTCGGCGCGGTGGAAGGTGAGGGGCCTGCCCGTCAGGTCACGGACACGCCGCAGCGCCTCTTCCTTGCTGTTGCAGAGGTTGTCGACGACGGTCACGTCGTGTCCGGCGTTCAGCAATTCCAGCGCCGTGTGCGAGCCGATGTAACCGGCGCCGCCGGTAACGAGAATGTGCATGACGACTCCTAGTTCCGGGCAAACAGCAGGTTCATCAGATCGGGGCCCTTCATCGCGCCCAGCGCGCCGAGGGGGGCGGAAGCCTCATCATAGGACTGCACGCCATCGGGCGGAAAACCGGGTCCGCAGATCGCCACCGGGACGGGTGTGCGGGTATGCTTGCCGGTCGCCAGCGGGACGGGGTGGTCGGGAAGGACAACACACGTGACGTCGGGGCCGCAGGCGGCGAGGACGCGGGCGACGAGGCGCCGGTCAAAGTCTTCGATGGCCTGAAGCTTCAGGGATAAATCCTGGGCATGGGAGACCTCGTCCATGGCCTCGACGTGGACGTAGACGAAGTCATGCGTCCGGAGGGCGGCGATCGCGGCGTCGGCCTTGCCCTCGTAATTCGTGTCGATGTAGCCGGTGGCGCCGGGAACGCGGATGACGTCCATGCCCATACAGCGGCCCAGGCCGTTGATCACGTCGACCGCAGAGATGACGGCGGAGCGGATGCCGAACCTCTCTCCGAGCGAATGGATCGCCCCGGCGCGGCCGCCGCTCCACGGCCAGATAGCATTGGCCTCGCGGCCGGACAGGACGACGGAGGCGCGGGCGATCAGGTCGCGCAAGACAGCGGCGGTGTGCCGGCCGGTCTCCGACTGGCCGCGCGGCAGGTGGTCGGCGATGGCGTTGCCGTGGTTATCATCCGGCTTGTCGCAGACGACGGCGTCGCTGAATTCAGGGCCTGACAGGATGATCAGGTTGCGATAGCTCACGCCGGGGTGGAAGCGTATCGTGGCGGTGCCGAGTGCGGCATTCAGCGCCGCGACGGCCAATGCGGCGTCGGTCTGCGCGATATGGCCGCCGGAGAAATCCCGCAGGATGCCCGCAGCGTCAACGGTGACAAGGTTCATGCGAAAACAGACATCCTGCGGCCCGAGGGGAATGTCCTGGCTGGCGGCCTCGAGCGGGCCTCGGCCGCAGCATTCGGTGGCAAGGTCACAGCCGAGCACCGACATGTTGGCCACATCGCTGGAGGTCGGGTACCCCGGAGGAAGGGTGAGCAGCGTACCGCTACGCCCACGGCGGGCGATGCTGTCCATGGCCGGCGTATGCGCGGCCTGGAGCGGGGTCCGTCCCTTCAGCGCGGCGAGGGGCTCATCGGCCATGCCGTCGCCGAGAAACACGATGACTGTGCGTTTTCTTTCCATGACACGTTTTGTGTCACCATAACATAACGGCGTGATCGCTTCAAGGGTCAAGCGCACAAAACCTAAAAAACTCCTTGCGGCCGTCGGCGCAAAGCGCTATAGTATGCCGCGTTTTATCCGGCGCGGGGCCGCCTCGTGGCGTCCACTGTCGCGGAAGCGAAGACCGACGGCGGATCAACCGCCTCAGTCCAAGCGGATTAACCCCGGAGCGTCCAGCGTGGCGCCTCCTACAACGGTTGAATGGTACACATGGAAATGCCTGCTTCGAGCCTGACCGGGCTCACCCTGAAGGACCTGCTTGACGCCGGTCTGCACTTCGGCCACCAGACCAAGC
This Lentisphaerota bacterium DNA region includes the following protein-coding sequences:
- the galE gene encoding UDP-glucose 4-epimerase GalE — encoded protein: MHILVTGGAGYIGSHTALELLNAGHDVTVVDNLCNSKEEALRRVRDLTGRPLTFHRADLLDAAALDRVFAARPVDAVIHFAALKAVGESVQKPLDYYSNNLTGSISLLSAMRRHGVKTLVFSSSATVYGAPASVPIREDAPTGGITNPYGWTKLMTEQILSDLQTAEPDWRIARLRYFNPVGAHASGRIGEDPNGIPNNLLPFVAQVALGTR
- a CDS encoding cofactor-independent phosphoglycerate mutase, coding for MERKRTVIVFLGDGMADEPLAALKGRTPLQAAHTPAMDSIARRGRSGTLLTLPPGYPTSSDVANMSVLGCDLATECCGRGPLEAASQDIPLGPQDVCFRMNLVTVDAAGILRDFSGGHIAQTDAALAVAALNAALGTATIRFHPGVSYRNLIILSGPEFSDAVVCDKPDDNHGNAIADHLPRGQSETGRHTAAVLRDLIARASVVLSGREANAIWPWSGGRAGAIHSLGERFGIRSAVISAVDVINGLGRCMGMDVIRVPGATGYIDTNYEGKADAAIAALRTHDFVYVHVEAMDEVSHAQDLSLKLQAIEDFDRRLVARVLAACGPDVTCVVLPDHPVPLATGKHTRTPVPVAICGPGFPPDGVQSYDEASAPLGALGAMKGPDLMNLLFARN